One Danio aesculapii chromosome 13, fDanAes4.1, whole genome shotgun sequence DNA window includes the following coding sequences:
- the echs1 gene encoding enoyl-CoA hydratase, mitochondrial, whose amino-acid sequence MALLCRSTGLLLKHSKLLPSALAATKQYSSGVQYEYILVDKKGEKKNVGFIQLNRPKALNALCDGLMLEVGKALDAFEMDSEVGAIVVTGSEKAFAAGADIKEMQNRTFQECYGGNFLAHWNRVSTVKKPVIAAVNGFALGGGCEFAMMCDIIYAGEKAQFGQPEILLGTIPGAGGTQRLTRAVGKSLAMEMVLTGDRISAQEAKQSGLVSKVFPVDQLVPEAIKCGEKIAGNSKLVSAMAKESVNAAFELTLAEGSRFEKRLFHATFATEDRKEGMSAFVEKRKAAFQDK is encoded by the exons ATGGCGCTGCTCTGCAGATCCACAGGGTTACTTCTCAAACACAGCAAACTGCTGCCCTCTGCTTTAGCAGCGACAAAGCAATACAGTTCAG GTGTCCAGTATGAGTACATTCTGGTGGACAAAAAGGGCGAAAAGAAGAATGTTGGCTTCATCCAGCTGAACAGACCCAAGGCCCTGAATGCTCTTTGTGATGGACTCATGCTGGAGGTGGGCAAAGCGCTTGATGCATTTGAGATGGACAGTGAAGTGGGAGCAATCGTCGTCACCGGAAGCGAAAAAGCCTTTGCAG CTGGTGCTGACATTAAAGAGATGCAGAATCGAACCTTCCAAGAGTGTTATGGTGGAAATTTCTTGGCACATTGGAACAGGGTATCGACGGTCAAAAAGCCTGTTATTGCTGCCGTCAATGGGTTTGCG CTTGGGGGAGGATGTGAGTTTGCTATGATGTGTGACATCATTTATGCTGGAGAGAAAGCACAGTTCGGACAGCCAGAAATTCTGCTCGGGACCATTCCTG GTGCTGGTGGCACTCAGAGGCTTACAAGAGCTGTTGGAAAATCCCTTGCGATGGAGATGGTTCTCACTGGAGACCGAATCTCAGCCCAGGAGGCTAAACAGTCTG GCCTGGTTAGTAAGGTATTTCCTGTGGATCAGCTGGTTCCAGAAGCGATCAAATGTGGAGAGAAAATCGCTGGCAATTCCAAACTCGTCTCAGCTATGGCAAAGGAATCTGTTAATGCCG CGTTTGAACTGACTTTAGCTGAGGGTAGTCGGTTTGAAAAAAGATTGTTCCATGCAACCTTTGCTACG GAGGACAGAAAAGAGGGCATGTCTGCCTTTGTTGAGAAGAGAAAGGCTGCTTTCCAGGACAAGTAA
- the fuom gene encoding fucose mutarotase has product MVILKGIPSVLTPELLYVLAQMGHGDELVLADANFPTSSVCKCGPVEIRADGVRIPELLKAILKLFPLDTYDESAAVMDLVPSDLLRGLKVPIWDQYSEILKQAGSDGNMKSVERFAFYERAKKAFAVVATGETALYGNIIIKKGVISPGEQC; this is encoded by the exons ATGGTTATTCTTAAAGGAATCCCCTCAGTACTTACGCCTGAATTATTGTATGTTTTGGCGCAAATGGGCCATGGAGATGAACTAG TTCTTGCAGATGCAAATTTTCCAACCTCATCTGTTTGTAAATGTGGTCCGGTGGAGATAAGAGCGGATG GTGTGCGTATACCAGAACTTCTGAAGGCAATCCTGAAGCTTTTTCCTCTCGATACTTATGATGAGTCG GCAGCTGTCATGGACCTTGTGCCTAGTGACTTATTAAGGGGGTTGAAAGTGCCGATATGGGACCAGTACTCAGAAATCCTAAAACAAGCAGGATCAGAT GGTAACATGAAGTCTGTTGAGCGCTTTGCATTTTATGAGCGTGCAAAGAAAGCATTTGCTGTAGTTGCAACTGG GGAGACTGCACTGTATGGAAATATCATCATCAAGAAAGGTGTCATTTCTCCTGGTGAACAATGCTGA
- the si:ch211-217g15.3 gene encoding uncharacterized protein si:ch211-217g15.3 isoform X1, translating into MIRFSVVICLSVLLFSTLAKPYRPRERAFKADNAVQDTIASFDEKMILEMKEVEPKEDMDITDFDIDPDMMVWKAAKDEILQKYNRPEEDKDAIYHPFDIKHPVDPEIYVQPQGYDRVLKYDKPEEDRDDMYHGRFNAAEEPIRGEEDVIGGNNVRPIYSSPEEDKDDLYHANVRGHPSDQQAQPIHLFAIRPKRVHTEPEVDLDDVYHKQ; encoded by the exons ATGATCAG GTTTTCTGTTGTAATCTGCCTATCAGTGCTGCTGTTCAGCACTTTGGCCAAACCATACAGACCCAGG GAAAGAGCATTCAAGGCTGACAATGCAGTTCAGGACACTATAGC cagTTTTGATGAGAAGATGATCCTAGAAATGAAGGAGGTGGAGCCAAAGGAGGATATGGATATTACAGATTTTGACATCGATCCTGACATGATGGTTTGGAAAGCTGCAAAAGACGAAATCCTGCAGAAATACAACCGACCTGAAGAGGATAAAGACGCGATCTACCACCCCTTTGACATAAAACATCCAGTTGACCCTGAAATCTATGTTCAGCCACAAGGATATGATCGGGTACTGAAGTATGACAAGCCAGAAGAAGACAGAGATGATATGTACCATGGCAGGTTTAATGCAGCCGAGGAGCCAATCAGAGGAGAGGAGGATGTAATTGGAGGTAATAATGTCAGACCCATTTACTCAAGCCCCGAAGAGGACAAAGATGACCTGTACCACGCCAATGTCAGAGGACATCCCTCTGACCAACAGGCTCAGCCGATTCATTTATTTGCCATACGCCCCAAAAGGGTGCACACAGAACCAGAGGTAGACCTGGATGATGTTTATCATAAGCAATGA
- the si:ch211-217g15.3 gene encoding uncharacterized protein si:ch211-217g15.3 isoform X2, with amino-acid sequence MIRFSVVICLSVLLFSTLAKPYRPRERAFKADNAVQDTIAFDEKMILEMKEVEPKEDMDITDFDIDPDMMVWKAAKDEILQKYNRPEEDKDAIYHPFDIKHPVDPEIYVQPQGYDRVLKYDKPEEDRDDMYHGRFNAAEEPIRGEEDVIGGNNVRPIYSSPEEDKDDLYHANVRGHPSDQQAQPIHLFAIRPKRVHTEPEVDLDDVYHKQ; translated from the exons ATGATCAG GTTTTCTGTTGTAATCTGCCTATCAGTGCTGCTGTTCAGCACTTTGGCCAAACCATACAGACCCAGG GAAAGAGCATTCAAGGCTGACAATGCAGTTCAGGACACTATAGC TTTTGATGAGAAGATGATCCTAGAAATGAAGGAGGTGGAGCCAAAGGAGGATATGGATATTACAGATTTTGACATCGATCCTGACATGATGGTTTGGAAAGCTGCAAAAGACGAAATCCTGCAGAAATACAACCGACCTGAAGAGGATAAAGACGCGATCTACCACCCCTTTGACATAAAACATCCAGTTGACCCTGAAATCTATGTTCAGCCACAAGGATATGATCGGGTACTGAAGTATGACAAGCCAGAAGAAGACAGAGATGATATGTACCATGGCAGGTTTAATGCAGCCGAGGAGCCAATCAGAGGAGAGGAGGATGTAATTGGAGGTAATAATGTCAGACCCATTTACTCAAGCCCCGAAGAGGACAAAGATGACCTGTACCACGCCAATGTCAGAGGACATCCCTCTGACCAACAGGCTCAGCCGATTCATTTATTTGCCATACGCCCCAAAAGGGTGCACACAGAACCAGAGGTAGACCTGGATGATGTTTATCATAAGCAATGA